Proteins found in one Zea mays cultivar B73 chromosome 1, Zm-B73-REFERENCE-NAM-5.0, whole genome shotgun sequence genomic segment:
- the LOC542127 gene encoding UDP-glucose-4-epimerase, with protein MVSAVLRTILVTGGAGYIGSHTVLQLLQQGFRVVVVDNLDNASEAALARVAELAGHDGANLVFHKVDLRDRHALVDIFSSHRFEAVIHFAGLKAVGESVHKPLLYYDNNLVGTITLLEVMAANGCKKLVFSSSATVYGWPKEVPCTEEFPLCATNPYGRTKLVIEDICRDVHRSDPDWKIILLRYFNPVGAHPSGYIGEDPCGVPNNLMPYVQQVAVGRLPHLTVYGTDYSTKDGTGVRDYIHVVDLADGHIAALRKLYEDSDKIGCEVYNLGTGKGTSVLEMVAAFEKASGKKIPLVFAGRRPGDAEIVYAATAKAEKELKWKAKYGIEEMCRDLWNWASKNPYGYAGSRDNSK; from the exons ATGGTGTCCGCCGTGCTCCGGACCATCCTCGTGACGGGCGGCGCCGGGTACATCGGCAGCCACACGGTGCTGCAGCTGCTGCAGCAGGGCTtccgcgtcgtcgtcgtcgacaACCTCGACAACGCCTCCGAGGCCGCCCTCGCCCGCGTCGCCGAGCTCGCCGGGCACgacggcgccaacctcgtcttccACAAG GTTGACCTTCGCGACAGGCACGCGTTGGTGGACATCTTCTCGTCGCACAG GTTCGAGGCTGTCATTCACTTTGCTGGGCTCAAGGCTGTTGGGGAGAGCGTGCACAAGCCCCTACTTTACTACGACAACAACCTGGTCGGCACCATCACCCTCCTGGAGGTGATGGCTGCGAACGGCTGCAAGAAG CTGGTGTTCTCGTCATCTGCAACTGTCTATGGGTGGCCCAAGGAAGTACCCTGCACCGAAGAATTCCCGCTCTGCGCCACCAATCCCTATGGGCGGACAAAG CTTGTGATTGAAGACATCTGCCGCGACGTCCACCGCTCCGACCCCGACTGGAAGATCATACTGCTCAGGTACTTCAACCCCGTTGGCGCTCATCCAAGCGGGTACATCGGCGAAGACCCCTGCGGTGTCCCGAACAACCTGATGCCCTACGTGCAGCAAGTCGCTGTTGGGAGGTTACCTCACCTCACGGTCTACGGGACGGACTACAGCACCAAGGATGGGACTGGG GTGCGTGATTACATCCACGTTGTCGACCTGGCTGACGGCCACATAGCAGCCCTGAGGAAGCTCTACGAAGACTCCGACAAAATAG GCTGTGAAGTGTACAACTTGGGGACTGGAAAGGGGACGTCGGTGTTGGAAATGGTGGCTGCATTCGAGAAGGCTTCTGGGAAG AAAATCCCTCTGGTGTTCGCTGGGCGAAGACCCGGAGACGCAGAGATCGTCTACGCCGCAACTGCCAAGGCAGAGAAGGAGCTCAAATGGAA GGCCAAGTACGGGATCGAGGAGATGTGCAGAGATCTGTGGAACTGGGCGAGCAAGAACCCGTACGGGTACGCTGGGTCACGCGACAACAGCAAATGA
- the LOC542127 gene encoding UDP-glucose-4-epimerase isoform X1, translating into MLCRLLCLCLCPDPQVDLRDRHALVDIFSSHRFEAVIHFAGLKAVGESVHKPLLYYDNNLVGTITLLEVMAANGCKKLVFSSSATVYGWPKEVPCTEEFPLCATNPYGRTKLVIEDICRDVHRSDPDWKIILLRYFNPVGAHPSGYIGEDPCGVPNNLMPYVQQVAVGRLPHLTVYGTDYSTKDGTGVRDYIHVVDLADGHIAALRKLYEDSDKIGCEVYNLGTGKGTSVLEMVAAFEKASGKKIPLVFAGRRPGDAEIVYAATAKAEKELKWKAKYGIEEMCRDLWNWASKNPYGYAGSRDNSK; encoded by the exons ATGCTCTGCCGCCTCCTCTGCCTCTGCCTCTGCCCAGATCCACAG GTTGACCTTCGCGACAGGCACGCGTTGGTGGACATCTTCTCGTCGCACAG GTTCGAGGCTGTCATTCACTTTGCTGGGCTCAAGGCTGTTGGGGAGAGCGTGCACAAGCCCCTACTTTACTACGACAACAACCTGGTCGGCACCATCACCCTCCTGGAGGTGATGGCTGCGAACGGCTGCAAGAAG CTGGTGTTCTCGTCATCTGCAACTGTCTATGGGTGGCCCAAGGAAGTACCCTGCACCGAAGAATTCCCGCTCTGCGCCACCAATCCCTATGGGCGGACAAAG CTTGTGATTGAAGACATCTGCCGCGACGTCCACCGCTCCGACCCCGACTGGAAGATCATACTGCTCAGGTACTTCAACCCCGTTGGCGCTCATCCAAGCGGGTACATCGGCGAAGACCCCTGCGGTGTCCCGAACAACCTGATGCCCTACGTGCAGCAAGTCGCTGTTGGGAGGTTACCTCACCTCACGGTCTACGGGACGGACTACAGCACCAAGGATGGGACTGGG GTGCGTGATTACATCCACGTTGTCGACCTGGCTGACGGCCACATAGCAGCCCTGAGGAAGCTCTACGAAGACTCCGACAAAATAG GCTGTGAAGTGTACAACTTGGGGACTGGAAAGGGGACGTCGGTGTTGGAAATGGTGGCTGCATTCGAGAAGGCTTCTGGGAAG AAAATCCCTCTGGTGTTCGCTGGGCGAAGACCCGGAGACGCAGAGATCGTCTACGCCGCAACTGCCAAGGCAGAGAAGGAGCTCAAATGGAA GGCCAAGTACGGGATCGAGGAGATGTGCAGAGATCTGTGGAACTGGGCGAGCAAGAACCCGTACGGGTACGCTGGGTCACGCGACAACAGCAAATGA